The Styela clava chromosome 10, kaStyClav1.hap1.2, whole genome shotgun sequence genome window below encodes:
- the LOC144428055 gene encoding uncharacterized protein LOC144428055 isoform X2 translates to MWIELSERKESDWRKCFKICQRAFQNDPFYTYTHPDPEIRREFLKVYFDYLYPAIFQDGKGILVVIKAEDEEGIKIIGGMSVTMYQDEELENDHTALLAVDRNGWMKHSRRDDWEYKTYYYKLQELADKLGTNLMPGVFQIVDDGYRGKGIGSKFVMQAVQMMSDEVVKRKRLAGIANPKPPLAHCICDHERSRNFTKKSGFIEVAQLRTNNVGVLGKDTSHIWIFLLPPEDPSWIYEARKMFAHSSNL, encoded by the exons atGTGGATTGAATTATCAGAACGCAAGGAAAGTGATTGgagaaaatgttttaaaatatgtcaGAGAGCATTTCAAAATGATCCTTTCTACACTTACACACACCCGGATCCAGAAATTCGGCGAGAATTTTTGAAAGTCTATTTTGACTATTTATATCCAGCTATTTTTCAAGATGGCAAAGGTATATTAGTTGTAATAAAAGCTGAAGACGAGGAAGGAATCAAAATAATTGGTGGAATGTCAGTTACAATGTATCAGGATGAGGAATTAGAAAATGATCACACAGCTTTACTAGCAGTTGATAGAAACGGTTGGATGAAACATTCAAG ACGTGATGACTGGGAATATAAAACCTATTACTATAAATTACAAGAATTGGCAGACAAATTAGGTACAAACCTTATGCCTGGCGTGTTTCAAATAGTGGATGATGGCTACAGAGGAAAAGGAATTGGATCAAAATTCGTCATGCAAGCGGTGCAGATGATGAGTGACGAAGTCGTAAAAAGAAAGCGTCTCGCTGGAATAGCAAACCCAAAACCTCCCCTGGCTCATTGCATCTGTGATCATGAAAGGTCTAGGAATTTCACGAAGAAAAGTGGATTCATAGAAGTGGCTCAATTACGTACAAATAACGTTGGAGTTCTAGGCAAAGATACATCCCATATATGGATATTTTTACTTCCACCTGAGGATCCGAGTTGGATTTATGAAGCCAGAAAAATGTTTGCTCATTCATCGAATCTGTAA
- the LOC144428055 gene encoding uncharacterized protein LOC144428055 isoform X1, translating to MTSSKNTKRMWIELSERKESDWRKCFKICQRAFQNDPFYTYTHPDPEIRREFLKVYFDYLYPAIFQDGKGILVVIKAEDEEGIKIIGGMSVTMYQDEELENDHTALLAVDRNGWMKHSRRDDWEYKTYYYKLQELADKLGTNLMPGVFQIVDDGYRGKGIGSKFVMQAVQMMSDEVVKRKRLAGIANPKPPLAHCICDHERSRNFTKKSGFIEVAQLRTNNVGVLGKDTSHIWIFLLPPEDPSWIYEARKMFAHSSNL from the exons ATGACATCGTCAAAAAATACGAAGAG aatGTGGATTGAATTATCAGAACGCAAGGAAAGTGATTGgagaaaatgttttaaaatatgtcaGAGAGCATTTCAAAATGATCCTTTCTACACTTACACACACCCGGATCCAGAAATTCGGCGAGAATTTTTGAAAGTCTATTTTGACTATTTATATCCAGCTATTTTTCAAGATGGCAAAGGTATATTAGTTGTAATAAAAGCTGAAGACGAGGAAGGAATCAAAATAATTGGTGGAATGTCAGTTACAATGTATCAGGATGAGGAATTAGAAAATGATCACACAGCTTTACTAGCAGTTGATAGAAACGGTTGGATGAAACATTCAAG ACGTGATGACTGGGAATATAAAACCTATTACTATAAATTACAAGAATTGGCAGACAAATTAGGTACAAACCTTATGCCTGGCGTGTTTCAAATAGTGGATGATGGCTACAGAGGAAAAGGAATTGGATCAAAATTCGTCATGCAAGCGGTGCAGATGATGAGTGACGAAGTCGTAAAAAGAAAGCGTCTCGCTGGAATAGCAAACCCAAAACCTCCCCTGGCTCATTGCATCTGTGATCATGAAAGGTCTAGGAATTTCACGAAGAAAAGTGGATTCATAGAAGTGGCTCAATTACGTACAAATAACGTTGGAGTTCTAGGCAAAGATACATCCCATATATGGATATTTTTACTTCCACCTGAGGATCCGAGTTGGATTTATGAAGCCAGAAAAATGTTTGCTCATTCATCGAATCTGTAA